The genome window CGGCTCGTGGTTGAGCAGGGCCCGCGCAAGCTGCTGGGGCACGCGCTGCACGCGGATGTCCTCGGAGGTGAGGTTGGAGAGGTCGACCACGCCGTAGTTGAGCACCGAGCGCTGGACATATTCGAGGTCGTCGACGTCCATCACCGCATCGAGGTTGATGGTGTTGGCGAGCTGCACGAGATCGAGTTCGAGGTTGCGCTTGAGCTGGGCCTCGTTGGCACCGCGGCGGCGGGTGGCGGAGCGGTCCGTCAGCACGCGCTGGCCGTCCTTGTAGCTGGTGCCGTCGATCTTGGCGTCGCGGGCGATATGGGCCTCGCGGAAGGCATACATGATCGGAATCTGGAGCTGCTGGGGTTCGCGTGCCATGGGCGGAGCCTTCGCTTTGGGGCCGGGGCGCCCGGACCGGACGCAGCGTCAACGATAGCGGGGCAGGGCCGGGGCGTGAAGGGGGAAGAGGGTGGAGAAATTTGTGAAAAGCGCGTGAGACCCGTGAAAATGACCTGATGGAACGGGCCTGAGAATGGAGGCGCAAGTGCTTGAATGCAAGGGGTTTTGAGCCAATTCAGGGCCCGAAACAAAGCGAAAGGGGCGCATCGCTGCGCCCCTTTGCAATCTTTCCGAGCTGGTTCGAAAATCCGACCAGCAGCGAGGATCAGGCCCCTTCGCCGGAGGCGACGTTGTACGAGGCGGAGGTGGTGCCGGTCTCGGTGCCATCCTCGTTCTGGATCTTGTACTCGCAAGCGATCTCACGGTAGTTCAGCGAGAAGCTCTCGGTCATCTGGTCGCTGCCGCCGCCGGCGCCACCGAAGCTCTGCGACGTCACAACGGCGTGGGTCAGCTTGATGGTGAAGTAGGGGAGCGGCTTGCCGCCGGTTGCCTTGGTGGCGTGCACGTCGACAGAGGCGTAGTGC of Oceanicola sp. 502str15 contains these proteins:
- a CDS encoding type VI secretion system tube protein Hcp, yielding MATALYMKLDGVEGECVVAGYEGWIDLLSMSFSGSQSGTMHTGRGGGSGKVAMGDLMATKLTDKCSTDMMKKLCMGQHYASVDVHATKATGGKPLPYFTIKLTHAVVTSQSFGGAGGGSDQMTESFSLNYREIACEYKIQNEDGTETGTTSASYNVASGEGA
- a CDS encoding type VI secretion system baseplate subunit TssE encodes the protein MAREPQQLQIPIMYAFREAHIARDAKIDGTSYKDGQRVLTDRSATRRRGANEAQLKRNLELDLVQLANTINLDAVMDVDDLEYVQRSVLNYGVVDLSNLTSEDIRVQRVPQQLARALLNHEPRFVPSSMDVQLREEFDDVNQKLMFDINAEMACKPIDIPLEFVAEIDVGSGKMKFSNIEGAG